The proteins below come from a single Ictalurus punctatus breed USDA103 chromosome 29, Coco_2.0, whole genome shotgun sequence genomic window:
- the fgfbp2b gene encoding fibroblast growth factor-binding protein 2b produces the protein MRATFQVAFLLACCVWAIIAQTQSSNQGNSSHSNPGEITGNDQTGKTEPIRFSNKAKDNCSMVVSSKGDLTKLRVSCKNKGKSYSCTYQGKPKLCRSYSNNPRHYFTQIMWEMRKLQNSCQGRCTYKPLMCRSATDEAQMVFYSSWPKIQNQPGKAPTKECSNPVKNPAKTTTQSPSETPKSWAERHCWAIVQDLCSYIIALIQ, from the coding sequence ATGAGAGCCACGTTCCAAGTTGCTTTCCTGCTAGCATGCTGCGTTTGGGCCATAATCGCTCAGACTCAGAGTAGCAATCAGGGTAACAGCAGTCACAGCAATCCAGGTGAAATAACTGGCAATGATCAAACTGGAAAGACCGAGCCAATCCGCTTCAGCAACAAAGCCAAAGACAACTGTTCAATGGTCGTTTCGAGCAAAGGGGACTTAACAAAGCTGCGCGTTTCCTGTAAAAACAAGGGCAAGTCATATTCGTGCACTTACCAGGGCAAGCCAAAACTGTGCCGGAGCTACAGCAACAACCCACGCCACTATTTTACCCAAATCATGTGGGAGATGCGCAAATTACAGAATTCCTGCCAGGGCCGCTGCACATATAAACCCCTTATGTGCCGCTCTGCAACAGATGAAGCACAGATGGTATTCTACTCATCCTGGCCTAAAATTCAGAACCAACCTGGCAAGGCCCCTACAAAAGAATGCTCCAACCCAGTTAAGAATCCTGCTAAAACCACCACACAGAGCCCAAGTGAGACACCCAAGAGCTGGGCAGAGCGGCACTGTTGGGCGATTGTACAGGACCTCTGTTCCTACATCATCGCCTTGATCCAGTGA